The window GACTACAAGAGGCATAAATGAGAACAACACCGTGATCAGCTTAGAAGGGCTCATGAGCATCCACATGCCCGCGTACTATGATTCCATCATCAAGGGAGTGGCCACAGTTATGGTCTCCTACTCGAGCTGGAATGGGCAGAAGATGCACGCTAATCAGGCTCTCGTCACTGGATATCTTAAGAACAAGCTCAAATTCAAGGTAAAGGGAGATAGTCTCTTCACCGAATGATGTCCTTTTCGAGCTGAAACTGGCATTTTGAACAGCAATATGGCTATTATTTTCAGGGATTTGTGATTTCAGACTGGGAGGGTATCGACAGGATCACATCGCCTCCCCACGCAAACTACTCATACTCGGTTCAGGCCGGAGTTAGTGCCGGGATCGACATGGTATGTTTGGATTAATTTTATGAGCTCGATCAGTTCCTACCCTGATAAGATGAAGTGCTCTTTTATTTTACTCATATGACTTCGCTTTTGATGGGCAGATCATGGTTCCGAACAACTTCATGGAATTCATCAATATCCTGACCGATCAGGTGAACAAGAAGATCATCCCCATGAGCAGGATCGACGATGCAGTCAGAAGGATCCTGAGGGTTAAATTCACCATGGGGCTTTTCGAGAACCCGTTGGCAGATCTCAGTTTTGCCAATCAACTGGGAAGTCAGGTTCGTTTCTTCAGTTCAGCTCCTGTCCCTTATCAGTTTTCCTAGTCCAAAAGATTGTTTCCAACAGATTGCATCGACTTCGAATGGTATATTGGCAGGAACATAGAGAATTGGCAAAGGAAGCTGTAAGGAAATCACTGGTGCTCCTGAAGAATGGGAAATCCGCCTCTAAGCCTTTGATTCCTCTTCCAAAGAAAGCCCTGAAGATACTCGTGGCAGGAAGTCATGCCGATAACTTGGGATACCAATGTGGAGGCTGGACTATTACATGGCAAGGCCAAGGGGGCAACGATATCACTTCCGGTTAGTTTCAAGAACGATCGCCTCAAGCTAATTCCATTCTAAATCCCATCCAAGAGGAACTTTGGAATCAGGATGTAATTATTCTATTGTTATTCAATTCTACAGGAACTACGATCCTCGGAGCAATAAAGAACACAGTTCATCCGAGCACTCAAGTGGTCTACAATGAGAACCCTGATGCAAACTTTGTCACGTCAAACAAGTTTTCATATGCTGTCGTGGTCGTGGGCGAGCCACCATATGCAGAGACTAACGGCGACAGCACGAACCTGACCATCTCTGAACCTGGCCCAAGTACCATAGAAAATGTCTGTGGGGCTGTCAGGTGTGTGGTCGTCATTGTCTCGGGCCGCCCGGTGGTTATTGAGCCTTATGTCTCAAAGATAGATGCCCTTGTGGCTGCCTGGCTTCCCGGAACAGAAGGGCAGGGAGTAGCAGATGTCCTCTTTGGGGATTACGGCTTCACAGGGAAGCTTGCAAGGACGTGGTTCAAGAGTGTGGATCAGCTTCCCATGAATGTTGGCGATGATCACTACGACCCTCTTTTCCCCTTCGGGTTCGGACTCACAACTAAGGGTGTCAAGAAGGACTAAAGAAGCCAAGCAAACAATCCACGAATTTTTTAGTAGTATTACTCTTTCCCTCCCATGGAGGAGCTCATTGTGGGTAGGCGTCTGATTATTTTTACTTCGATTACAGGAGATATAATTAGTTAACAGTGGGAAGGTCCGATGGTCGTCCATTGGGGGTAGGCGTCTGATTATTTTTACTTCGATTACAGGAGATATAATTAGTTAACAGTGGGAAGGTCCGATGGTCGTCCATTGGGAAAATATAGAGGAAAATTATTCAACATTTATGTTCCATTCGACTCGAGCACTGAAAAAACAAAGCCACAGGCCCATCATATCGACTATTAACCTGTCATGATAAAAAAACTCGCACTCAAAAGAAACCGTGCCACCACATTCATATGGAATTTGTATCTTACTAGGAAGAAGTTAAGCTCACAGTTTTCAAATGACTTGACAAGTCGGAAATACAGCGCTAACAAGGAGGAGATATATGCAGAACCTTGTGATGCAGGGGCCATTAGACCGATCGCTAACTTTTTTTGAACATTAGAAATGATAAACACCGGAGAAATCAAATCAATCCACAGAAACCTGCAATTATGTTGCAGAATGCCAGTTTGGTGATGCAAGTCTGGACGTGCCATTGTtatgaatgaatgaaatagGACGAGCAAGAATGAGAAATCAGAAGATGATCAAAGGGTGGTCGCCATCATTTATTTCCAAAACAGAAACCAGCACTACAAAAAGGCAAAAGCAACAACCATGTAAAGCAGATCAGTGAATTGTTCGTGTTCGGTCTTGTTAGTGAACATAATTTTAGAAGACATGGAGTCATCGGAGAGATTATATAACGAAGAACGGTAGCCATCACATAACTGCTTGATCGATTGGTCTGTCAATTCCTTTAGATCGTTTACCAGAATCTCGTTTGTTTCCACGCATGTATGCTCTTGCTTTTCATCATGAAGGCAACATGACAAAAAGCACCAATAACCTCTTTCTTGACTGAAACCAGAAGTCGTGGCCATTGGCTGTACTACAACTAGAGGCATCCAGGAAGAACACGGAAAGGCAATCGTCATTCGTGCAGCAAATACTCTTTTATTTCTCACAACTGACAAAGACATTACATTGAAGAAGCAGACACCAAGATGGTATGCTTATAGCCAACAAGCCATGCCCCCAGTAAAACTCATCCTGCACAGGGGATGATGATTGCAGTCACAGGAAACAATAAGTCATCAATTGAAAAGTCGAAACACAGCTGCTGGTAATACATACAACATTTgctaaggacttttattttttccagtCAGCTGCGATAGCTCATGGTACAACATTCTACAGTTGAACAAAAACGGGAGAGTTGGTCAAATCGATGATCTCTGGACACACAGTGGAGACTCTTCTCCTCTTACCCTGCAACCTCCTGCTTCTGGGATCAGGAGGTGGCGTTATCAATTCTATTATCTCAACTTCCTTGGAGGCAACTGGGTTGCTGCTTGTTGGTCCTTGAACTTTATCGAGCATGTTTGCTTGATTTCCAGGAGGCTGGTCCAACTTGACACCAAACTCCTGGATAGAGGCAAACATACTCCTACCATTCTGAGTATCTTCCAAACAAGAGAGATTGGGCATAATGGGGGATGAGGCCCGCATGGGTGAATTTGCAGAACAAGATTGCGATCCACTTTGAGCTCCGACAAGCGGCGCTTCTGTTAATTGTTGCCTGCCGTTTGCTTCACTAGGTTCGACAAGCTCATCAGCAGGTGAAGTATG of the Punica granatum isolate Tunisia-2019 chromosome 6, ASM765513v2, whole genome shotgun sequence genome contains:
- the LOC116211329 gene encoding uncharacterized protein LOC116211329 isoform X2 yields the protein MHLYLAKDLLKFKVKKPVGLLSKMRRFLIPITGFLLLCSLMAVSEAMYVKYKDPKQPMGARIKDLMKRMTLAEKIGQMTQIERMVAAPDVMKNYFIGSVLSGGGSVPAPKASAATWVNAVNEIQKGSLSTRLGIPMIYGIDAVHGHNNVYNATIFPHNVGLGVTRDPALIKKIGEATALEVRATGIPYVFAPCIAVCRDPRWGRCYESYSEDHTIVQKMTQIIPGLQGEIPANARKGVPFVDGKDKVAACAKHYVGDGGTTRGINENNTVISLEGLMSIHMPAYYDSIIKGVATVMVSYSSWNGQKMHANQALVTGYLKNKLKFKGFVISDWEGIDRITSPPHANYSYSVQAGVSAGIDMIMVPNNFMEFINILTDQVNKKIIPMSRIDDAVRRILRVKFTMGLFENPLADLSFANQLGSQEHRELAKEAVRKSLVLLKNGKSASKPLIPLPKKALKILVAGSHADNLGYQCGGWTITWQGQGGNDITSGTTILGAIKNTVHPSTQVVYNENPDANFVTSNKFSYAVVVVGEPPYAETNGDSTNLTISEPGPSTIENVCGAVRCVVVIVSGRPVVIEPYVSKIDALVAAWLPGTEGQGVADVLFGDYGFTGKLARTWFKSVDQLPMNVGDDHYDPLFPFGFGLTTKGVKKD
- the LOC116211329 gene encoding uncharacterized protein LOC116211329 isoform X3, whose translation is MRRFLIPITGFLLLCSLMAVSEAMYVKYKDPKQPMGARIKDLMKRMTLAEKIGQMTQIERMVAAPDVMKNYFIGSVLSGGGSVPAPKASAATWVNAVNEIQKGSLSTRLGIPMIYGIDAVHGHNNVYNATIFPHNVGLGVTRDPALIKKIGEATALEVRATGIPYVFAPCIAVCRDPRWGRCYESYSEDHTIVQKMTQIIPGLQGEIPANARKGVPFVDGKDKVAACAKHYVGDGGTTRGINENNTVISLEGLMSIHMPAYYDSIIKGVATVMVSYSSWNGQKMHANQALVTGYLKNKLKFKGFVISDWEGIDRITSPPHANYSYSVQAGVSAGIDMIMVPNNFMEFINILTDQVNKKIIPMSRIDDAVRRILRVKFTMGLFENPLADLSFANQLGSQEHRELAKEAVRKSLVLLKNGKSASKPLIPLPKKALKILVAGSHADNLGYQCGGWTITWQGQGGNDITSGTTILGAIKNTVHPSTQVVYNENPDANFVTSNKFSYAVVVVGEPPYAETNGDSTNLTISEPGPSTIENVCGAVRCVVVIVSGRPVVIEPYVSKIDALVAAWLPGTEGQGVADVLFGDYGFTGKLARTWFKSVDQLPMNVGDDHYDPLFPFGFGLTTKGVKKD
- the LOC116211329 gene encoding uncharacterized protein LOC116211329 isoform X1 yields the protein MLIIDHWFKVKKPVGLLSKMRRFLIPITGFLLLCSLMAVSEAMYVKYKDPKQPMGARIKDLMKRMTLAEKIGQMTQIERMVAAPDVMKNYFIGSVLSGGGSVPAPKASAATWVNAVNEIQKGSLSTRLGIPMIYGIDAVHGHNNVYNATIFPHNVGLGVTRDPALIKKIGEATALEVRATGIPYVFAPCIAVCRDPRWGRCYESYSEDHTIVQKMTQIIPGLQGEIPANARKGVPFVDGKDKVAACAKHYVGDGGTTRGINENNTVISLEGLMSIHMPAYYDSIIKGVATVMVSYSSWNGQKMHANQALVTGYLKNKLKFKGFVISDWEGIDRITSPPHANYSYSVQAGVSAGIDMIMVPNNFMEFINILTDQVNKKIIPMSRIDDAVRRILRVKFTMGLFENPLADLSFANQLGSQEHRELAKEAVRKSLVLLKNGKSASKPLIPLPKKALKILVAGSHADNLGYQCGGWTITWQGQGGNDITSGTTILGAIKNTVHPSTQVVYNENPDANFVTSNKFSYAVVVVGEPPYAETNGDSTNLTISEPGPSTIENVCGAVRCVVVIVSGRPVVIEPYVSKIDALVAAWLPGTEGQGVADVLFGDYGFTGKLARTWFKSVDQLPMNVGDDHYDPLFPFGFGLTTKGVKKD